The following coding sequences lie in one Pelecanus crispus isolate bPelCri1 chromosome 9, bPelCri1.pri, whole genome shotgun sequence genomic window:
- the TBL1XR1 gene encoding F-box-like/WD repeat-containing protein TBL1XR1: MSISSDEVNFLVYRYLQESGFSHSAFTFGIESHISQSNINGALVPPAALISIIQKGLQYVEAEVSINEDGTLFDGRPIESLSLIDAVMPDVVQTRQQAYRDKLAQQQAAAAAAAAATNQQGSAKNGENTANGEENGAHTIANNHTDMMEVDGDVEIPPNKAVVLRGHESEVFICAWNPISDLLASGSGDSTARIWNLSENSTSGSTQLVLRHCIREGGQDVPSNKDVTSLDWNSEGTLLATGSYDGFARIWTKDGNLASTLGQHKGPIFALKWNKKGNFILSAGVDKTTIIWDAHTGEAKQQFPFHSAPALDVDWQSNNTFASCSTDMCIHVCKLGQDRPIKTFQGHTNEVNAIKWDPTGNLLASCSDDMTLKIWSMKQDSCVHDLQAHNKEIYTIKWSPTGPGTNNPNANLMLASASFDSTVRLWDVDRGICIHTLTKHQEPVYSVAFSPDGRYLASGSFDKCVHIWNTQTGALVHSYRGTGGIFEVCWNAAGDKVGASASDGSVCVLDLRK; the protein is encoded by the exons ATGAGTATAAGCAGTGATGAGGTTAACTTCCTGGTATATAGATACTTGCAAGAGTCAG GGTTTTCCCATTCAGCATTTACCTTTGGTATAGAGAGCCATATCAGCCAGTCTAATATAAATGGTGCTCTGGTGCCACCAGCTGCTTTGATTTCCATCATCCAGAAAGGCCTGCAGTATGTAGAGGCAGAAGTCAGTATTAACGAG GATGGTACCTTGTTTGATGGTAGGCCGATAGAGTCTCTCTCACTGATAGATGCAGTAATGCCCGATGTGGTACAGACAAGACAACAGGCCTACAGAGATAAACTTGCacaacagcaggcagcagctgctgcagctgcagccgcAACTAACCAACAGGGATCAGcgaaaaatggagaaaatactgcaaatggagaagaaaatggagcACATACTATAGCAA ATAATCACACAGATATGATGGAAGTAGATGGAGATGTTGAAATCCCTCCCAACAAGGCAGTGGTGCTGCGTGGCCACGAATCTGAAGTCTTCATCTGTGCCTGGAATCCCATTAGTGACCTTTTGGCCTCAGG ATCTGGAGATTCGACAGCACGGATATGGAACCTCAGTGAAAACAGCACGAGTGGCTCTACGCAGCTGGTACTTCGACACTGTATACGAGAAGGAGGGCAGGATGTACCCAGCAACAAAGATGTGACATCGCTGGATTGGAAC AGTGAAGGTACACTTCTGGCAACTGGGTCTTACGATGGCTTTGCAAGGATATGGACTAAAGATG GTAATCTTGCCAGCACCTTAGGGCAACATAAAGGTCCTATATTTGCGTTAAAATGgaacaagaaaggaaacttCATTTTAAGTGCAGGAGTGGACAAG ACCACAATTATTTGGGATGCCCACACTGGTGAAGCCAAGCAAcagtttccttttcattctg cacCAGCATTAGATGTTGATTGGCAGAGTAACAACACATTTGCCTCTTGCAGTACAGACATGTGTATTCATGTCTGTAAACTAGGACAAGATAGGCCCATCAAAACCTTCCAGGGTCACACA AATGAAGTAAACGCAATCAAATGGGATCCAACTGGTAATCTTCTGGCATCCTGCTCTGATGATATGACTCTGAAG ATCTGGAGTATGAAACAAGACAGTTGTGTCCATGATTTACAAGCACACAACAAAGAAATTTATACTATCAAATGGAGTCCTACAGGACCAGGAACAAATAATCCAAATGCCAATCTTATGTTAGCAAG tgcATCCTTTGATTCTACTGTTAGGTTATGGGATGTAGACAGAGGAATTTGTATTCATACTTTGACAAAACATCAAGAACCTGTGTACAGTGTAGCTTTCAGTCCTGATGGCAGGTACCTGGCCAGCGGCTCCTTTGATAAATGTGTACACATCTGGAATACACAG ACAGGTGCCCTAGTTCACAGTTATCGGGGAACAGGAGGGATTTTTGAGGTTTGCTGGAATGCAGCAGGAGACAAAGTTGGAGCAAGTGCTTCAGATGGTTCA gtTTGTGTATTAGACCTACGGAAATAG